From a single Lolium rigidum isolate FL_2022 chromosome 7, APGP_CSIRO_Lrig_0.1, whole genome shotgun sequence genomic region:
- the LOC124669663 gene encoding uncharacterized protein LOC124669663: MRTVSYEEGQNFAKKHNLLYVEASAKTKQNVEQAFILAARKIYKKVEDGALHLSQKSIVFLRLPENISPSQYGGAAGSSPWRLWTKFMGFVQSLNFLPKFTGSILHILSFLPKFSGFMHRLSFLLKFGTNAAWWPFSTPQLFSGCHSLPKDPEKELLLKDEHEV, from the exons ATGCGTACTGTCAGCTATGAGGAAGGTCAAAATTTTGCCAAGAAGCACAATCTGCTATATGTGGAGGCCTCTGCAAAAACTAAACAAAATGTTGAGCAG GCATTCATTCTGGCCGCTAGAAAGATATACAAGAAAGTCGAAGATGGTGCCCTTCATTTATCTCAAAAG TCTATTGTGTTCCTTCGTTTACCTGAGAATATTTCGCCGAGCCAATATGGAGGTGCAGCTGGATCGTCACCGTGGcgtttgtggacaaagtttatgGGATTCGTACAGAGTCTCAATTTCCTTCCAAAGTTTACAGGATCAATACTACATATACTCAGCTTCTTACCAAAGTTTTCGGGATTCATGCATAGACTCAGTTTCTTGCTGAAGTTTGGCACAAATGCGGCGTGGTGGCCATTTTCTACGCCCCAGCTTTTCTCCGGCTGCCACAGTTTGCCTAAG GACCCCGAGAAGGAGCTTCTGCTGAAAGACGAGCATGAAGTGTGA